In Fluviispira sanaruensis, a genomic segment contains:
- the bcp gene encoding thioredoxin-dependent thiol peroxidase codes for MPAAKKTYDPILEKTYKCPKLSALNANEEKISLADFSGNWLVLYFYPKDMTSGCTTEAQDFQSHAKKFSSLECQIVGVSKDSCLSHKKFTEKENLKFTLLSDSEGKLCEAFAVWKEKSMYGKKYMGIERSTFIIDPKGTVVAEWRKVKVPQHVDEVFKTLKKLQ; via the coding sequence ATGCCTGCTGCAAAAAAAACGTACGATCCCATACTTGAAAAAACATATAAATGTCCAAAGTTAAGCGCTTTAAACGCAAATGAAGAGAAAATTTCTCTCGCCGATTTTTCAGGAAATTGGCTCGTTCTTTATTTTTATCCTAAAGATATGACTTCAGGTTGCACGACCGAAGCTCAGGATTTTCAATCCCATGCAAAAAAGTTTTCATCTTTAGAATGTCAAATTGTGGGAGTCAGTAAAGATTCTTGTCTCAGCCACAAAAAATTTACTGAAAAAGAAAATTTGAAATTCACACTTTTATCAGACTCTGAAGGTAAACTTTGTGAGGCTTTTGCCGTTTGGAAAGAAAAAAGTATGTATGGAAAAAAATATATGGGTATTGAACGCTCAACATTTATCATCGATCCTAAAGGAACCGTGGTTGCTGAATGGAGAAAAGTGAAAGTCCCTCAACATGTTGATGAAGTTTTTAAAACTTTGAAAAAACTTCAATAA
- a CDS encoding FliI/YscN family ATPase translates to MFSNEALLKLKKKRDSQIIKDPFEKYGKVVQIVGTVIEATLTDAPLGALVRIFNRERNYAIEGEVVGFRKDKALIVPFSDPIGVCANSLVQCIEREQKILIGEHLIGRIIDGYGRPMVGEEFISNLGASYSIVREPLNPLTRRRISKPFDTGIRSINAMLSFGEGQRIGIMAGSGVGKSVLMGMISRYSDAEINVIALIGERGREVREFLEENLGEEGLKKSVVVVSTGDQSPLSRVRAAHVGTAIAEYFRDQGKKVLLLMDSLTRVAMAQREIGLSVGEPPTTKGYTPSVFSLLPKLLERAGNSESKGSLTGIYTVLVEGDDFNDPVCDSARSILDGHINLSRSLAERNHFPAIDILSSASRVMIDIADEKHLKAVSILRDLMAEFQKNEDLINIGAYNVGMNPKLDKAMKLLPQIDAFLKQDRMLKCTFHDSLNSLHDLLGEERV, encoded by the coding sequence ATGTTTTCCAATGAAGCGCTTTTAAAATTAAAAAAGAAAAGGGATAGTCAAATAATAAAAGATCCTTTTGAAAAATATGGGAAAGTTGTACAAATTGTGGGAACTGTCATTGAAGCGACTTTAACCGATGCTCCATTGGGCGCGCTTGTCCGTATTTTTAATCGAGAAAGAAACTATGCTATTGAAGGAGAGGTTGTTGGCTTTCGCAAAGATAAAGCGCTCATTGTCCCATTTTCCGATCCGATTGGCGTGTGTGCAAATTCTCTCGTTCAATGTATTGAACGCGAACAAAAAATATTAATCGGTGAACATTTGATTGGTCGTATCATCGATGGGTACGGGCGTCCAATGGTAGGAGAAGAATTCATTAGCAATTTGGGGGCTTCCTATTCGATCGTGCGCGAACCACTCAATCCCTTAACCCGGAGAAGAATCTCAAAACCATTTGACACAGGAATTCGTTCAATCAATGCAATGTTAAGTTTTGGTGAAGGGCAAAGAATAGGAATTATGGCGGGTTCGGGGGTAGGTAAGAGCGTGCTTATGGGAATGATTTCTCGCTACTCTGATGCAGAAATAAACGTAATTGCTTTGATTGGGGAACGAGGTAGAGAAGTTCGAGAATTTCTTGAAGAAAACCTTGGGGAAGAAGGTCTTAAAAAAAGCGTTGTCGTTGTCTCGACAGGTGATCAATCCCCTTTAAGTCGCGTGCGGGCGGCACATGTAGGAACAGCTATAGCTGAATATTTTAGAGATCAAGGAAAAAAAGTATTGCTTTTAATGGATTCTTTAACACGTGTGGCAATGGCGCAAAGAGAAATAGGGTTGTCAGTTGGAGAACCTCCGACCACAAAAGGTTACACACCTTCGGTTTTTTCATTATTACCTAAGTTATTGGAGCGTGCAGGAAACAGTGAATCGAAAGGATCACTTACAGGCATCTACACTGTTTTAGTAGAGGGCGATGATTTTAATGATCCAGTTTGTGATTCTGCTAGAAGTATTCTCGATGGACATATTAATTTATCTCGTTCACTTGCGGAAAGAAATCATTTTCCAGCAATTGATATTCTATCAAGTGCGAGTCGTGTTATGATCGATATTGCAGATGAAAAGCATTTAAAAGCAGTTTCCATTTTACGTGATCTCATGGCTGAATTTCAAAAAAATGAAGATTTAATAAATATTGGTGCTTACAACGTTGGGATGAATCCTAAGCTTGATAAAGCTATGAAACTTCTTCCTCAAATCGATGCTTTTTTAAAACAAGATAGAATGTTAAAATGCACATTTCATGATTCCCTGAATTCTTTACATGATTTACTCGGAGAAGAACGTGTATGA
- the rdgC gene encoding recombination-associated protein RdgC: MSIASGSFAIKRFQILTPTKDTPFSWIVEQIKKSFITPIGLDDTREESIGFCHPFTGEARIDDPFSLIYENSFLFGIRADKKKIPATFMKLQLRAAFEALGHEKEDEHGTVRRVGKKVRESIKDRLKEELLKSSLPSVRLIEVIWQLDTNQIWLTSASSSVISEFEKLFQETFSLPLVLLNPGTLSVDFERLHLGLKVNIQPLLDVSPVSLATADPNVNANKNSSDVDSPVF, from the coding sequence ATGTCTATAGCTTCTGGTTCATTTGCAATCAAACGATTTCAAATCCTCACCCCAACAAAAGACACACCTTTTTCATGGATAGTTGAGCAGATTAAAAAATCTTTTATAACGCCCATCGGCTTAGATGACACTCGTGAAGAGTCGATTGGTTTTTGCCACCCATTCACAGGTGAAGCGCGTATAGATGATCCTTTTTCATTGATTTATGAAAATTCATTTTTATTTGGCATCAGAGCCGATAAAAAGAAAATTCCTGCGACATTTATGAAGCTGCAGTTGCGAGCTGCATTTGAAGCACTCGGGCATGAAAAAGAAGATGAACATGGAACTGTTCGGCGTGTTGGCAAAAAGGTGCGAGAATCCATAAAAGATCGTTTAAAAGAAGAATTATTGAAGTCTTCTTTACCATCAGTCCGTCTCATTGAAGTCATTTGGCAGTTAGATACCAATCAAATTTGGCTTACCTCCGCTTCTTCTTCTGTTATAAGTGAGTTTGAAAAGTTGTTTCAAGAGACTTTTTCATTGCCATTGGTTTTATTAAATCCAGGTACGCTATCTGTAGATTTTGAGAGATTGCATTTGGGCTTAAAGGTAAATATACAACCACTCCTAGATGTTTCTCCAGTTTCGCTTGCCACTGCCGACCCAAATGTCAATGCAAATAAAAACTCAAGTGATGTCGATTCCCCTGTATTTTAG
- a CDS encoding MotE family protein: MRKLLKFIFLFILFSGQMLTKAENMPNNQISAQSENMPKNKMAAQSENMPIIPKNELTASEAMRIRDELELIRSDVEQKLIRLEDAKKAYDKSRLDIDTQLKKIEEERRLLDETLQKEKKLKEERVKEAVEFVSKMEPRKVAPVMDTMDRDLVIALLSRLPARQVTKLLENSTPAKATQFLEYYTRIRSGREFEMLRELGLCAPYKDKNDNKGTASSP; this comes from the coding sequence ATGAGAAAACTATTAAAATTTATTTTTCTTTTTATTTTATTCTCAGGGCAAATGCTTACGAAGGCTGAAAATATGCCAAATAATCAAATTTCAGCACAATCTGAAAATATGCCGAAAAATAAAATGGCAGCTCAGTCTGAAAATATGCCAATTATTCCGAAAAATGAACTGACAGCTTCAGAAGCAATGAGGATTCGTGATGAACTTGAACTCATTCGCAGTGATGTTGAGCAAAAGTTGATACGCCTTGAAGATGCAAAAAAGGCTTATGATAAATCTCGTCTTGATATAGATACTCAGCTCAAAAAGATTGAAGAAGAAAGAAGATTGCTTGACGAAACTCTTCAAAAAGAGAAGAAACTAAAGGAGGAGCGGGTGAAAGAGGCTGTGGAGTTTGTTTCGAAAATGGAACCACGCAAAGTGGCTCCTGTCATGGACACTATGGATCGAGATCTGGTGATAGCTCTATTGAGCCGTTTGCCTGCACGCCAAGTCACAAAGCTCCTTGAAAACTCAACGCCCGCAAAAGCAACACAATTTTTGGAGTATTATACACGTATTCGCTCTGGCAGAGAATTTGAAATGTTAAGAGAGCTTGGTTTGTGTGCTCCATATAAGGATAAAAATGATAACAAAGGTACAGCATCATCCCCATAG
- the fliG gene encoding flagellar motor switch protein FliG: protein MAIKYSGPQKAAILLLAFGEEISAEIFKHMTEFEIKRIGSAMSRLGRVDSDAIDMVMEEFYQILQSNKKYFLGSNDFTRKLIESAFKSDQANALIDELSLTSNANLESLELIDPKMLANFLRNEHPQTMALILAHLDPKKFGETLKILPESLHTELILRVASLESVSPEIIDEIDDVLRNEIQKLGNVTSSKVGGIEPIVEMLNLMDKATEENILDRLEERDPDLAENIRKLMFVFDDLIKIDDRGIQTVMREVKPEQLKLALKTASEGVKELIFKNMSQKAAENLREEMTIMGPAKISDVEQAQFAIVQVARRLNDEGKIVISASGENALV, encoded by the coding sequence GTGGCCATTAAATATTCAGGCCCTCAAAAAGCGGCTATTCTTTTACTCGCATTTGGTGAAGAGATTTCTGCAGAAATCTTCAAGCATATGACTGAGTTTGAAATCAAGCGCATCGGGAGTGCGATGAGCCGTTTGGGGCGCGTCGACAGCGATGCAATAGACATGGTCATGGAAGAGTTTTATCAAATTCTGCAATCTAATAAAAAGTATTTTTTAGGAAGTAACGACTTTACCCGGAAATTAATTGAATCAGCATTTAAAAGTGATCAGGCTAATGCTCTTATCGATGAATTGTCATTAACATCGAATGCAAATTTAGAATCACTGGAATTAATCGATCCAAAAATGTTGGCAAACTTTTTAAGAAATGAACATCCGCAAACTATGGCATTGATTTTAGCGCATCTCGACCCCAAGAAATTTGGTGAAACATTAAAAATATTACCAGAAAGTTTACACACAGAATTAATCTTAAGAGTTGCAAGTTTAGAAAGTGTTTCTCCAGAAATAATTGACGAGATTGATGATGTTTTGCGTAACGAAATCCAAAAACTTGGTAACGTAACTAGCTCAAAAGTGGGTGGTATCGAACCAATTGTAGAAATGCTCAATCTTATGGATAAAGCAACGGAGGAAAATATTCTTGATAGACTTGAAGAACGAGATCCTGATTTAGCAGAAAATATTCGGAAATTAATGTTTGTATTTGATGATCTGATTAAAATTGATGATCGTGGCATTCAAACTGTTATGCGTGAAGTAAAACCAGAGCAATTAAAGCTTGCATTGAAGACGGCATCGGAAGGTGTGAAAGAGTTGATATTCAAGAATATGTCGCAGAAAGCAGCCGAGAATTTGCGAGAAGAAATGACGATCATGGGACCAGCAAAAATTTCCGATGTGGAGCAAGCCCAATTTGCCATTGTGCAAGTAGCTCGGCGTCTGAATGACGAAGGCAAAATTGTGATTTCTGCAAGTGGTGAAAATGCACTCGTTTGA
- a CDS encoding FliH/SctL family protein, producing the protein MASKAGKLVKKENKKLMDSLEVEKYPWLHFNDQTVIFPDNPRKSVILQKMHDPQEMNVKIMTARDFKKPLGSRAKMLLPTDMTLDFEKGRKEMEIRRRRTMMDEEEAMALELSEMEHELEVNVSKKKRENTGATSQAKAPEKSVKEEQDSKDQDLSFVPTEQPVEAKSEDNKEMTNEEEATKLKEQREKIFNDAKNAGFSEGKEEGFATGKIEGFETGSREGYQSGEERGMAAAESKYDRAFENISEVANRLSELRDSLIKQGKDIFIELTKLCCEKILKEQIKSSDQSLAHLFDEILKSYTSKNSITIEMNSNDADRLRRHIEAKKDASKIEIRENESLESGSFHVESATGVSFVDLKKSVENIVENIKEDLFQEETQSDKIKYSEAEKKA; encoded by the coding sequence GTGGCTTCAAAAGCAGGTAAACTCGTAAAAAAAGAAAATAAAAAGTTAATGGATTCGCTTGAGGTTGAGAAATATCCTTGGCTTCATTTTAATGATCAAACAGTTATTTTTCCAGATAATCCCCGTAAAAGTGTCATTCTACAAAAAATGCACGATCCGCAAGAGATGAATGTTAAAATCATGACTGCTCGAGACTTTAAAAAACCGCTAGGCAGTCGCGCAAAGATGCTTCTTCCTACGGATATGACCTTGGATTTTGAAAAAGGTCGGAAAGAAATGGAAATTCGCAGACGACGCACAATGATGGATGAAGAAGAGGCTATGGCCCTCGAACTGTCTGAAATGGAACATGAATTAGAAGTAAACGTCAGCAAAAAGAAAAGAGAAAACACAGGCGCAACTTCACAAGCAAAAGCACCTGAGAAAAGTGTAAAAGAAGAACAAGACAGCAAAGATCAAGACCTCAGTTTTGTCCCAACGGAACAACCCGTCGAAGCAAAAAGTGAAGATAATAAAGAAATGACAAATGAAGAAGAGGCTACAAAATTAAAGGAACAAAGAGAGAAAATATTTAACGATGCGAAAAATGCTGGTTTTAGCGAAGGAAAGGAAGAAGGTTTTGCCACCGGCAAAATAGAAGGTTTTGAAACAGGATCGCGTGAGGGATATCAAAGTGGTGAAGAGCGTGGTATGGCGGCTGCAGAATCGAAATATGACAGAGCTTTCGAAAATATTTCAGAAGTGGCAAATAGATTATCAGAGTTACGTGATTCTTTAATTAAACAAGGAAAAGATATATTTATTGAATTAACAAAGTTGTGTTGTGAAAAAATTTTAAAGGAACAAATCAAATCTAGTGATCAATCATTAGCGCATTTATTTGATGAAATATTAAAGTCATATACCTCAAAAAACTCAATAACAATTGAAATGAATTCAAATGACGCTGATAGATTGCGCCGTCATATAGAAGCAAAAAAAGATGCTTCAAAAATTGAAATTAGAGAAAATGAATCATTGGAAAGCGGCTCATTTCATGTCGAAAGTGCCACGGGCGTTTCCTTTGTAGATTTAAAGAAAAGTGTTGAAAATATAGTTGAAAATATAAAAGAAGATCTTTTTCAAGAAGAAACTCAATCGGATAAAATTAAATATTCTGAAGCAGAGAAAAAGGCTTAA
- a CDS encoding THUMP domain-containing class I SAM-dependent RNA methyltransferase: MITKVQHHPHSFHTDEYLASPFSRPRFFVSTSRGFEDILKEELEEICSTYEIKSNIWTGSAGCYMEGPWSACIAANLAAMCASRVLLVLAEAEVKSEEELHFIASQIDWTLIFPKELTFSVNASVSDSFVNNSMFASLRIKDAICDVFRNKVGERPNVNTENPDVKIFVRLVRRKLSISVDTTGEPLSRRGYRVGGVEAPLRESLAAALLRISGWNKLANSIWKSSEAVYLERKGVNENSGKKIPKQVLISPYFMDPMCGSGTLAIEAALAILHWKPNVRRNEFAFMDLCPDKVPEMKAALRELKTKILSNEKPLADLPVRARLYAQQNNIEVHDDILAPIRAGDILNRNIDVARDCAEEAGVGRVIAFQTKDVFMSKPHASCGIQVVNPPYGERLEEGEDLSPMYKAMGDLWKQKYPNWNAWLLTANETALKSVGLRPTRKVSVYNGSLQCKYLQYVMYPREKKAST; encoded by the coding sequence ATGATAACAAAGGTACAGCATCATCCCCATAGTTTTCACACCGATGAGTATTTAGCTTCCCCTTTTTCTCGCCCTCGTTTTTTTGTTTCAACCTCAAGAGGATTTGAAGATATTCTGAAAGAAGAACTCGAAGAAATATGCTCAACTTATGAAATAAAATCAAATATTTGGACAGGCTCTGCAGGCTGTTACATGGAAGGTCCTTGGAGTGCATGTATAGCAGCCAATCTAGCCGCTATGTGTGCGAGCCGTGTGCTTTTAGTACTCGCCGAAGCTGAAGTCAAAAGTGAAGAGGAACTTCATTTTATTGCTTCGCAAATCGATTGGACGCTTATATTCCCAAAAGAATTAACATTTTCAGTCAATGCCTCTGTGAGTGATTCCTTTGTCAATAACTCTATGTTTGCAAGTTTACGCATTAAAGATGCAATATGTGATGTTTTTCGTAATAAAGTCGGTGAACGTCCGAATGTAAATACTGAAAATCCAGATGTAAAAATATTTGTCCGCCTTGTGCGGAGAAAATTGAGTATATCTGTTGACACAACCGGCGAGCCTCTCTCACGGCGTGGCTATCGTGTGGGTGGTGTTGAAGCTCCTTTAAGAGAGTCCTTGGCGGCAGCTTTGCTCAGAATTTCTGGTTGGAATAAACTCGCAAATAGCATTTGGAAATCGAGTGAAGCTGTATATTTAGAACGTAAGGGTGTGAATGAAAACTCTGGTAAGAAAATTCCTAAACAGGTTTTAATTTCTCCATATTTTATGGATCCAATGTGTGGTTCAGGCACTCTCGCCATCGAAGCAGCTTTGGCTATTTTGCATTGGAAACCGAACGTGCGGCGTAATGAATTTGCTTTTATGGATCTCTGTCCAGATAAAGTACCAGAGATGAAAGCTGCATTGCGTGAATTAAAAACAAAAATATTATCGAATGAAAAACCCTTAGCAGATCTACCTGTCAGAGCTAGACTATATGCACAACAAAACAATATTGAAGTGCATGATGATATTTTAGCGCCTATTCGAGCAGGGGATATTCTCAATCGTAATATTGACGTAGCGAGAGATTGTGCAGAAGAAGCGGGCGTTGGAAGGGTTATTGCATTTCAAACAAAAGATGTATTTATGAGCAAACCCCATGCGTCTTGTGGAATACAAGTAGTGAATCCACCATATGGTGAAAGACTCGAAGAAGGTGAAGATCTTTCACCGATGTACAAAGCAATGGGCGATCTTTGGAAACAGAAATACCCCAATTGGAACGCTTGGCTCCTCACTGCCAATGAAACTGCTTTAAAATCAGTCGGTTTGCGCCCCACCCGAAAAGTTTCTGTATACAATGGAAGTTTGCAATGTAAGTATTTACAATATGTTATGTATCCAAGAGAAAAAAAAGCTTCGACCTGA
- a CDS encoding patatin-like phospholipase family protein, translated as MSDKFSGFKEYRVMYVGVERLIESLKHDFLNAGARNLDQQKSNSFSVSSYVLRRLALAANAFPGATINFYTDVYQLAHELPVFDADLIILDERLVQDEIEPNQNELFEIEEEEKSNQDDMKVLHSSKTTFEQKDQKISVTFENLKSAIEKFTPRGFHYTMRRVVVVLPNSAKTTNREFRLSLANVRAVIIDPPDSVELFLIATRQLYDFRLNHKKTSICISGGGLEGYIYSIGVVNAIDNCLLDRECGDFDIFCGVSSGAIVSSTLAVGVHSDDLVKQIYRKHTSLEPLGLNTVFDPAGAEIFRRVFDFIRAFSTFDSAELVSRLQNSVPTGFFKGEKLKKFFERQMRHFGIDDSMAHLKKELYISVTDQDTGENIVFGEEPWKDIRISQAIRASTALPPFYLPERIKGHWFTDGQLTSASDFNTAIRKGAGLVVYIDPMVPYTSNQPGAVMKKGGYFTLVQAVKSLVQTRSSSMLMHSMDNNPDVDFVIFKPTDEVMEAMAGNPMKYYIRTELVDLGYRCTISQILSSYDAIAHKFAKHGFALKSKKLIQELLN; from the coding sequence GTGTCTGACAAATTTTCAGGATTTAAAGAATATAGAGTTATGTATGTAGGCGTTGAACGTCTTATTGAATCATTGAAACACGATTTTTTAAATGCCGGCGCACGCAACCTCGATCAACAGAAAAGTAATTCTTTCTCAGTTTCATCATATGTGTTGAGAAGACTTGCTTTGGCTGCCAATGCTTTTCCTGGGGCAACAATTAATTTTTATACAGACGTTTATCAACTTGCACATGAACTTCCCGTCTTCGATGCAGACTTAATCATACTTGATGAACGTCTCGTTCAAGACGAAATTGAACCCAATCAAAATGAATTGTTTGAAATAGAAGAAGAAGAAAAATCAAATCAGGATGACATGAAAGTATTACATTCTTCAAAAACAACTTTCGAACAAAAAGATCAAAAAATTTCTGTTACTTTTGAGAATTTAAAATCTGCTATCGAAAAGTTTACTCCAAGAGGTTTCCATTACACCATGCGGCGTGTGGTTGTTGTGTTACCTAATTCTGCAAAGACAACAAATCGAGAGTTTCGTTTGAGTCTTGCAAATGTTCGTGCAGTTATTATTGATCCACCTGACTCGGTTGAATTATTTTTAATTGCAACTCGGCAGCTATATGATTTTCGTCTCAATCATAAAAAAACAAGTATATGTATTTCTGGCGGCGGGCTTGAAGGATATATTTATTCTATCGGTGTTGTGAATGCTATTGATAATTGTTTACTAGATCGCGAATGTGGCGATTTTGATATTTTCTGTGGAGTTTCTTCTGGCGCGATAGTTTCGAGTACACTCGCAGTTGGTGTGCATTCAGACGATCTCGTCAAACAAATATATAGAAAACACACGAGTCTTGAACCCCTTGGCTTAAATACAGTTTTTGACCCTGCGGGCGCGGAAATATTTCGTCGAGTTTTCGATTTTATTCGTGCATTTTCAACTTTTGATTCTGCAGAACTCGTCAGCCGATTACAAAATTCAGTACCGACTGGTTTTTTTAAAGGTGAAAAATTAAAAAAGTTTTTTGAAAGACAAATGCGCCACTTTGGTATTGATGACAGCATGGCACATTTAAAAAAAGAATTATATATTAGCGTTACCGATCAAGATACAGGTGAAAATATTGTTTTTGGAGAAGAACCTTGGAAAGATATTCGAATCAGTCAAGCAATTCGTGCAAGCACTGCTTTGCCTCCATTTTATTTACCAGAAAGAATTAAAGGACATTGGTTTACCGATGGTCAATTAACCAGTGCATCGGATTTTAATACCGCTATTCGCAAAGGTGCAGGTCTTGTGGTTTATATTGACCCAATGGTACCTTATACAAGCAATCAACCAGGAGCTGTTATGAAAAAGGGCGGATATTTTACTTTAGTTCAAGCTGTAAAAAGTCTTGTCCAGACAAGATCAAGTTCAATGTTAATGCATTCAATGGATAATAATCCTGACGTTGATTTTGTCATTTTTAAGCCTACAGATGAAGTTATGGAAGCAATGGCAGGAAATCCCATGAAATATTATATTCGTACTGAGCTTGTTGATTTAGGATATCGTTGTACAATTTCTCAAATATTATCTTCTTACGATGCAATTGCCCATAAGTTTGCAAAGCATGGTTTTGCATTAAAATCCAAAAAACTCATTCAAGAACTCTTGAACTGA
- the fliJ gene encoding flagellar export protein FliJ codes for MNFRFSLQRILHLREQETHEAEMKVEYTKRVIDALKNMIYQERDLYFSERDELNICVKDSKIHKVTIYERSLNMRQGRIMELLDNLRSCQSDLEVYQQTLIQARRNQKIIEKLKEVKEKDFLKKEAYKEQTILDEVGNQKYLRNQFQEKGEE; via the coding sequence ATGAATTTTCGTTTTTCCTTACAAAGAATATTGCACTTAAGGGAACAAGAAACTCATGAAGCAGAAATGAAAGTGGAATATACAAAGAGAGTGATCGATGCATTAAAAAACATGATTTATCAGGAAAGAGATTTGTATTTTTCTGAAAGAGATGAATTGAATATTTGTGTTAAAGATTCAAAAATTCATAAAGTAACAATTTATGAACGATCATTAAACATGAGACAAGGGCGTATTATGGAACTTCTTGATAATTTAAGAAGCTGCCAATCTGATTTAGAAGTTTATCAGCAAACACTTATACAAGCACGGAGAAATCAGAAAATAATTGAAAAATTAAAAGAAGTAAAAGAAAAAGATTTTCTTAAAAAAGAAGCTTACAAAGAGCAAACTATTCTTGATGAAGTTGGTAATCAAAAATATTTGAGAAATCAATTTCAAGAGAAAGGCGAAGAATGA
- a CDS encoding fatty acid desaturase family protein, protein MQENEHITPIIQRNKEELATGYPKWFRFLETIGLIIFFILVGIIAFRIIKVTADLWYFIIPSLILAWIFSDFIGGLVHWAGDTWGSVDMPILGPALIRPFREHHVDPYAITRHDFIETNAACALGGVPILLSCLLLKIEKDFPLSSFIAFFVFFLTLFVLFTNQIHKWAHSKKRNKFLILLQNVRVILNPEHHQIHHTPPFNKYYCITTGWLNYFLNSIGFFPKLEKLIMKYTKALPRRDDIGIEAAKKELK, encoded by the coding sequence ATGCAAGAAAATGAACATATCACTCCCATCATCCAGAGAAATAAAGAAGAACTCGCAACTGGTTATCCAAAGTGGTTCCGGTTTTTAGAAACAATTGGTTTGATAATTTTTTTTATACTTGTAGGAATAATTGCTTTTAGAATTATTAAAGTAACGGCAGATCTATGGTACTTTATTATACCTTCTTTAATTCTTGCCTGGATATTTAGTGATTTTATTGGGGGGCTTGTACACTGGGCAGGGGACACATGGGGTTCAGTCGATATGCCAATACTTGGCCCAGCTCTTATTCGCCCATTTCGTGAACACCATGTTGATCCTTACGCGATCACGCGCCATGATTTTATAGAAACCAATGCGGCATGTGCTCTAGGTGGAGTGCCCATTCTGTTAAGTTGTTTGTTGTTAAAAATAGAAAAAGATTTCCCCCTTTCTTCCTTTATTGCTTTTTTTGTTTTTTTTCTTACTCTCTTTGTATTATTTACCAATCAAATTCATAAGTGGGCTCACTCTAAAAAGAGAAATAAATTTTTAATTTTATTACAAAATGTGCGGGTGATTTTAAATCCTGAACATCACCAAATTCATCATACGCCTCCCTTTAATAAATATTATTGCATAACAACGGGATGGTTAAATTATTTTCTGAATTCGATTGGATTTTTTCCAAAATTAGAAAAATTAATTATGAAATATACAAAAGCTCTCCCACGTAGAGACGACATTGGCATTGAAGCAGCAAAAAAAGAATTAAAATAA